A genomic region of Caenorhabditis elegans chromosome V contains the following coding sequences:
- the cdc-25.2 gene encoding M-phase inducer phosphatase (Confirmed by transcript evidence), translating to MFMRPQAPLSVRSENQQLLQQRKRKFEKSEQSSDHFHLEPMSVEAMDDDEIVMMDQNTTKWEPGFRAPNHKKGRLTRSATAFPSLETFEEEEHEEQHHLNVKYHLKTVAKESSKGFRRITAETLRDIFFRLSEKEFDDKYILIDCRYPYEYNRGHIKNAINHFDRVTVSKIFYDENGRKRCNKIPIFYCEFSQARGPKMAYALRQVDRELNVNHYPKCDYEEMYVLDLGYRNFFFAANEANITNLCQPHAYCEMHDKEHTMELKKYNFHNKGQSVLRTVSMSRSFKSLPTGSAFNFVASSASFTSAPSTSTENIDTNDDCQKSRTPAVPRIASRRNLFSDPSHSPTNFAQFPLTCSRETPSPHKHPLTCPRFS from the exons ATGTTCATGCGCCCGCAAGCCCCGCTGTCGGTTCGATCCGAAAACCAACAACTCCTACAGCAGCGGAAACGGAAGTTCGAGAAGAGCGAACAATCGTCAGATCATTTCCATTTAGAGCCGATGAGCGTCGAGGCGATGGACGACGACGAAATCGTGATGATGGACCAGAACACCACCAAGTGGGAGCCAGGCTTTCGAGCGCCGAACCATAAGAAGGGACGTCTCACCCGTTCAGCAACCGCCTTCCCGTCACTAGAGACATTTGAGGAGGAAGAGCACGAAGAGCAACATCATCTGAACGTGAAATACCACCTCAAAACTGTTGCAAAGGAATCCTCGAAAGGCTTCAGAAGAATCACCGCCGAAACATTGAGAGACATCTTTTTCCGACTCTCTGAAAAAGAATTTGATGACAAGTATATTCTCATTGATTGCCGCTACCCATATGAATATAATCGTGGTCACATCAAG aacgccATCAACCACTTCGATCGGGTCACAGTGAGCAAGATCTTCTATGATGAGAATGGCCGAAAGCGGTGCAACAAGATTCCGATCTTCTATTGCGAATTCTCACAGGCTCGTGGTCCAAAAATGGCGTATGCTCTTCGGCAAGTAGATCGAGAGCTTAATGTGAACCACTACCCAAAATGTGATTATGAAGAGATGTATGTGCTCGATCTTGgatatcgaaattttttcttcgcTGCGAACGAAGCCAATATCACG AATCTCTGCCAACCCCACGCATACTGTGAAATGCACGACAAGGAGCACACGATGGAGCTCAAGAAGTACAACTTCCACAACAAGGGTCAATCGGTACTGCGGACTGTGAGCATGAGCCGCTCCTTCAAGTCCTTGCCGACGGGTTCCGCGTTCAACTTCGTCGCCTCATCTGCTTCGTTCACCTCGGCACCGTCCACGTCGACAGAGAACATTGATACCAACGATGATTGCCAGAAAAGCCGGACGCCTGCCGTTCCGCGGATCGCTTCGAGGCGTAACTTGTTCAGTGATCCTTCACACTCTCCAACGAACTTTGCACAATTTCCTCTGACTTGTTCACGAGAAACGCCCTCTCCCCACAAACATCCCTTGACATGTCCtcgtttttcataa
- the F16B4.5 gene encoding Heterogeneous nuclear ribonucleoprotein A1 (Confirmed by transcript evidence): MKFLILLLAVLAIVTAKPHPGYGRPSYGGGDFGGGGGQWGSQSSSFQQNQMSGGFQNGGGFGGGMGGGSGGYGYGK, translated from the exons ATGAAGTTTCTTATTTTACTCTTAGCTGTATTGGCAATTGTCACAGCAAAACCGCACCCTGGATATGGACGACCTAGTTACGGAGGAG gtgactttggtggaggtggtggtcAATGGGGATCCCAATCATCATCGTTCCAGCAGAATCAAATGTCCGGTGGTTTTCAGAATGGCGGCGGATTTGGTGGAGGAATGGGTGGCGGAAGCGGTGGATACGGCTatggaaaataa
- the F16B4.2 gene encoding F-box domain-containing protein (Confirmed by transcript evidence) produces MLRRRIHEILSRKFPKWVFEERLEPLDWSFLPVEIRREVVKHTDFQTRCRLRQCSLQDQQIVDSLLIELPFVRIETDKNYVSVLICESKTSILRIDLAKRKIRLRKKFVMNISDNILGKNAKEVQINHEFDTIIESLLNAISRINVSVSSLNLYIKYPIDAVINYLDVQFRQQTGPKRKTKIICSGMEFLMGQVHFLPVDEVRVINDLITNYEEGRMMLAGKKYNVSPSGHYAEIGETAFWKPTLLNCNLGALIAGIIWKINTEMECYCIPGLDVPEYQEYCARFEGQITEYRNTRVLHIPVPETTRKLFVLINKCGVVIQKANIDDVVHIPKEKCILDWTCSTCDKTIESWYFRSTLGMNE; encoded by the exons atgctTCGTCGTagaattcatgaaattttgtctcgaaaatttccaaaatgggTTTTTGAAGAAAGATTAGAGCCTCTGGACTGGTCATTCTTGCCAGTTGAAATTCGAAGGGAAGTTGTTAAGCACACTGATTTTCAGACAAG ATGCCGTTTACGCCAATGCTCTCTGCAAGATCAACAGATTGTGGATTCGCTTTTAATTGAGCTTCCTTTTGTGAGAATTGAAACCGACAAGAACTACGTTTCAGTGCTCATTTGTGAGAGTAAAACCAGCATTTTGAGAATTGACTTggcgaaaagaaaaatacgatTGAGAAAGAAATTTGTGATGAATAT aaGCGACAATattcttggaaaaaatgcaaaggAAGTTCAAATAAATCACGAATTCGACACAATTATTGAAAGTCTCCTTAATGCAATTTCCAGGATTAATGTTTCAGTATCTTCTTTAAATCTCTACATAAAATACCCAATTGAT GCCGTCATAAACTATCTCGACGTTCAATTTCGCCAGCAGACTGGTCCAAAACGGAAGACGAAGATTATTTGTAGTGGGATGGAATTTTTGATGGGCCAGGTGCACTTTTTGCCTGTTGACGAGGTCAGAGTAATCAATGACTTGATAACTAATTATGAAGAAGGACGAATGATGTTGGCTGGAAAGAAATATAATGTCTCACCAAGCGGTCATTATGCAGAAATCGGGGAGACTGCATTCTGGAAGCCAACTTTGCTGAATTGTAATCTAGGAGCTCTTATTGCG GGAATCATTTGGAAAATCAACACAGAAATGGAGTGTTACTGTATCCCTGGTCTCGATGTTCCAGAGTACCAAGAATATTGTGCCAGATTTGAAGGCCAAATCACCGA ataccgTAACACACGGGTTCTTCATATTCCGGTTCCGGAGACAACCCGTAAATTATTTGTGTTGATTAATAAGTGTGGTGTAGTGATTCAGAAAGCAAACATTGATGATGTTGTGCACATTCCAAAg gaaaaatgcaTACTGGACTGGACGTGCTCAACATGTGATAAAACCATTGAAAGTTGGTATTTCAGAAGCACCTTGGGAATGAATGAATAA
- the F16B4.4 gene encoding Glycine-rich cell wall structural protein (Confirmed by transcript evidence), translating into MKVFAVLLAIAAVVVNAYPGGYGRPAGGYGPPSGGYGAPGGYNNQGGFDGGSQFGGDGGFQQGGGFQQGGQFQQGGFNQGGGFDQGQGFQG; encoded by the exons ATGAAGGTTTTCGCAGTTCTTCTCGCTATTGCCGCTGTTGTTGTTAATGCTTATCCAGGAGGTTACGGTAGACCTGCTGGAGGATATGGACCACCATCCGGag GTTACGGAGCTCCAGGAGGATACAACAACCAAGGAGGTTTCGACGGAGGATCCCAATTTGGAGGTGACGGAGGCTTCCAACAAGGAGGCGGATTCCAACAAGGAGGACAATTCCAACAAGGAGGCTTCAACCAGGGAGGTGGATTTGATCAAGGACAAGGATTCCAGGGATAA
- the F16B4.5 gene encoding Heterogeneous nuclear ribonucleoprotein A1 (Confirmed by transcript evidence) codes for MRIASRRHVTSSSTSPTRLGLPPSTMRISRMLLENVVELSDHEIGRRETPQFQSSSGNGIHSRAVLAIVTAKPHPGYGRPSYGGGGGQWGSQSSSFQQNQMSGGFQNGGGFGGGMGGGSGGYGYGK; via the exons ATGCGGATCGCTTCAAGACGCCACGTGACATCCTCCAGTACATCGCCGACAAG ACTCGGCCTCCCGCCGTCTACTATGAGAATTTCTCGAATGCTCCTCGAAAACGTGGTCGAACTGTCGGATCACGAAATCGGAAGGAGGGAGACACCACAATTCCAAAGCAGCAGCGGAAACGGAATCCACAGCAGGG CTGTATTGGCAATTGTCACAGCAAAACCGCACCCTGGATATGGACGACCTAGTTACGGAGGAG gtggtggtcAATGGGGATCCCAATCATCATCGTTCCAGCAGAATCAAATGTCCGGTGGTTTTCAGAATGGCGGCGGATTTGGTGGAGGAATGGGTGGCGGAAGCGGTGGATACGGCTatggaaaataa
- the cdc-25.2 gene encoding M-phase inducer phosphatase (Confirmed by transcript evidence) — protein sequence MMSSDEDSMSRDSGICELMDENTPVCFSSMSTESTTVQVEECMEIDEDENLQPGPVSRRQKKVTFRREKSSCQVRLFDESPTSHKMFMRPQAPLSVRSENQQLLQQRKRKFEKSEQSSDHFHLEPMSVEAMDDDEIVMMDQNTTKWEPGFRAPNHKKGRLTRSATAFPSLETFEEEEHEEQHHLNVKYHLKTVAKESSKGFRRITAETLRDIFFRLSEKEFDDKYILIDCRYPYEYNRGHIKNAINHFDRVTVSKIFYDENGRKRCNKIPIFYCEFSQARGPKMAYALRQVDRELNVNHYPKCDYEEMYVLDLGYRNFFFAANEANITNLCQPHAYCEMHDKEHTMELKKYNFHNKGQSVLRTVSMSRSFKSLPTGSAFNFVASSASFTSAPSTSTENIDTNDDCQKSRTPAVPRIASRRNLFSDPSHSPTNFAQFPLTCSRETPSPHKHPLTCPRFS from the exons ATGATGTCCTCCGACGAAGATTCCATGTCACGCGACTCGGGGATCTGCGAGTTGATGGACGAGAACACGCCGGTTTGCTTCTCCTCAATGTCTACAGAGTCGACG ACCGTCCAAGTCGAAGAGTGCATGGAAATCGATGAGGATGAAAATTTACAGCCAGGACCTGTGTCTCGCCGCCAGAAAAAAGTCACGTTCAG acgagaGAAGAGCTCCTGCCAGGTGCGTCTGTTCGACGAGTCGCCCACCTCGCACAAGATGTTCATGCGCCCGCAAGCCCCGCTGTCGGTTCGATCCGAAAACCAACAACTCCTACAGCAGCGGAAACGGAAGTTCGAGAAGAGCGAACAATCGTCAGATCATTTCCATTTAGAGCCGATGAGCGTCGAGGCGATGGACGACGACGAAATCGTGATGATGGACCAGAACACCACCAAGTGGGAGCCAGGCTTTCGAGCGCCGAACCATAAGAAGGGACGTCTCACCCGTTCAGCAACCGCCTTCCCGTCACTAGAGACATTTGAGGAGGAAGAGCACGAAGAGCAACATCATCTGAACGTGAAATACCACCTCAAAACTGTTGCAAAGGAATCCTCGAAAGGCTTCAGAAGAATCACCGCCGAAACATTGAGAGACATCTTTTTCCGACTCTCTGAAAAAGAATTTGATGACAAGTATATTCTCATTGATTGCCGCTACCCATATGAATATAATCGTGGTCACATCAAG aacgccATCAACCACTTCGATCGGGTCACAGTGAGCAAGATCTTCTATGATGAGAATGGCCGAAAGCGGTGCAACAAGATTCCGATCTTCTATTGCGAATTCTCACAGGCTCGTGGTCCAAAAATGGCGTATGCTCTTCGGCAAGTAGATCGAGAGCTTAATGTGAACCACTACCCAAAATGTGATTATGAAGAGATGTATGTGCTCGATCTTGgatatcgaaattttttcttcgcTGCGAACGAAGCCAATATCACG AATCTCTGCCAACCCCACGCATACTGTGAAATGCACGACAAGGAGCACACGATGGAGCTCAAGAAGTACAACTTCCACAACAAGGGTCAATCGGTACTGCGGACTGTGAGCATGAGCCGCTCCTTCAAGTCCTTGCCGACGGGTTCCGCGTTCAACTTCGTCGCCTCATCTGCTTCGTTCACCTCGGCACCGTCCACGTCGACAGAGAACATTGATACCAACGATGATTGCCAGAAAAGCCGGACGCCTGCCGTTCCGCGGATCGCTTCGAGGCGTAACTTGTTCAGTGATCCTTCACACTCTCCAACGAACTTTGCACAATTTCCTCTGACTTGTTCACGAGAAACGCCCTCTCCCCACAAACATCCCTTGACATGTCCtcgtttttcataa
- the F16B4.2 gene encoding F-box domain-containing protein (Confirmed by transcript evidence): MLRRRIHEILSRKFPKWVFEERLEPLDWSFLPVEIRREVVKHTDFQTRCRLRQCSLQDQQIVDSLLIELPFVRIETDKNYVSVLICESKTSILRIDLAKRKIRLRKKFVMNISDNILGKNAKEVQINHEFDTIIESLLNAISRINVSVSSLNLYIKYPIDAVINYLDVQFRQQTGPKRKTKIICSGMEFLMGQVHFLPVDEVRVINDLITNYEEGRMMLAGKKYNVSPSGHYAEIGETAFWKPTLLNCNLGALIAVGFSMGIIWKINTEMECYCIPGLDVPEYQEYCARFEGQITEYRNTRVLHIPVPETTRKLFVLINKCGVVIQKANIDDVVHIPKEKCILDWTCSTCDKTIESWYFRSTLGMNE, encoded by the exons atgctTCGTCGTagaattcatgaaattttgtctcgaaaatttccaaaatgggTTTTTGAAGAAAGATTAGAGCCTCTGGACTGGTCATTCTTGCCAGTTGAAATTCGAAGGGAAGTTGTTAAGCACACTGATTTTCAGACAAG ATGCCGTTTACGCCAATGCTCTCTGCAAGATCAACAGATTGTGGATTCGCTTTTAATTGAGCTTCCTTTTGTGAGAATTGAAACCGACAAGAACTACGTTTCAGTGCTCATTTGTGAGAGTAAAACCAGCATTTTGAGAATTGACTTggcgaaaagaaaaatacgatTGAGAAAGAAATTTGTGATGAATAT aaGCGACAATattcttggaaaaaatgcaaaggAAGTTCAAATAAATCACGAATTCGACACAATTATTGAAAGTCTCCTTAATGCAATTTCCAGGATTAATGTTTCAGTATCTTCTTTAAATCTCTACATAAAATACCCAATTGAT GCCGTCATAAACTATCTCGACGTTCAATTTCGCCAGCAGACTGGTCCAAAACGGAAGACGAAGATTATTTGTAGTGGGATGGAATTTTTGATGGGCCAGGTGCACTTTTTGCCTGTTGACGAGGTCAGAGTAATCAATGACTTGATAACTAATTATGAAGAAGGACGAATGATGTTGGCTGGAAAGAAATATAATGTCTCACCAAGCGGTCATTATGCAGAAATCGGGGAGACTGCATTCTGGAAGCCAACTTTGCTGAATTGTAATCTAGGAGCTCTTATTGCGGTAGGTTTCAGCATG GGAATCATTTGGAAAATCAACACAGAAATGGAGTGTTACTGTATCCCTGGTCTCGATGTTCCAGAGTACCAAGAATATTGTGCCAGATTTGAAGGCCAAATCACCGA ataccgTAACACACGGGTTCTTCATATTCCGGTTCCGGAGACAACCCGTAAATTATTTGTGTTGATTAATAAGTGTGGTGTAGTGATTCAGAAAGCAAACATTGATGATGTTGTGCACATTCCAAAg gaaaaatgcaTACTGGACTGGACGTGCTCAACATGTGATAAAACCATTGAAAGTTGGTATTTCAGAAGCACCTTGGGAATGAATGAATAA
- the F16B4.7 gene encoding Glycine Rich Secreted Protein (Confirmed by transcript evidence): MKFYILLVVLVAFVAAKPHPGYGRPSYGGGYGGGGGDFGGGGSGGQWGSQSSSFQQSQSSGGFQNNAGGGFGGGMGPGGGGWGRR, translated from the exons atgaaattctacATTCTCCTGGTAGTCCTTGTCGCTTTCGTTGCTGCTAAACCGCATCCGGGGTACGGTAGGCCATCGTATGGCGGAGGTTACGGCGGTGGAGGTG GTGATTTCGGTGGAGGTGGCAGTGGTGGTCAATGGGGATCGCAATCATCATCGTTCCAACAGAGTCAAAGCTCGGGAGGATTTCAGAATAACGCTGGAGGTGGATTTGGAGGAGGAATGGGACCAGGAGGTGGAGGATGGGGAAgaagataa
- the F16B4.6 gene encoding MT domain-containing protein (Partially confirmed by transcript evidence) has translation MRDADTKCASSWARGSRHENFLTHFSPIFHSFLSFCLLFRSKMDAAKNINKATEQLKQSFSTENWENVNKLRTGLSEMTERLEKCDKTTKEHDAISEAVKRAGTVQYMFDIGNRKLDEKPCFLVGNIPSALTSKTRDFDLINHSSKGRTY, from the exons atgagagacgcagacacaaaATGCGCCAGCTCCTGGGCgcgtgggtctcgccacgaaaactttCTCACCCacttttcgccaatttttcatagttttctatCATTCTGTCTTCTGTTTCGCTCGAAAATGGACGCTGCCAAAAATA TCAATAAAGCCACCGAACAGCTAAAACAATCGTTTTCTACCGAGAACTGGGAGAATGTCAACAAACTTCGGACAGGATTATCCGAAATGACTGAGAGACTCGAGAAGTGTGACAAAACTACAAAGGAACATGATGCTATTTCTGAAGCTGTCAAACGAGCAGGCACTGTTCAATACATGTTTGATATTGGGAATCG GAAGCTCGATGAGAAGCCGTGCTTTTTGGTTGGCAATATTCCATCTGCGCTCACGAGTAAGACGAGGGATTTTGACCTGATCAATCATTCGTCCAAGGGGCGCACTTACTGA
- the F16B4.6 gene encoding RNA-directed DNA polymerase (Confirmed by transcript evidence): MTERLEKCDKTTKEHDAISEAVKRAGTVQYMFDIGNRKLDEKPCFLVGNIPSALTSKTRDFDLINHSSKGRTY, from the exons ATGACTGAGAGACTCGAGAAGTGTGACAAAACTACAAAGGAACATGATGCTATTTCTGAAGCTGTCAAACGAGCAGGCACTGTTCAATACATGTTTGATATTGGGAATCG GAAGCTCGATGAGAAGCCGTGCTTTTTGGTTGGCAATATTCCATCTGCGCTCACGAGTAAGACGAGGGATTTTGACCTGATCAATCATTCGTCCAAGGGGCGCACTTACTGA
- the nhr-178 gene encoding Nuclear Hormone Receptor family (Product from WormBase gene class nhr;~Confirmed by transcript evidence), whose protein sequence is MSSPPSTSSPSSPNSGTNSSETTCKVCELSAHGVHFGVTSCRACAAFFRRTIVMSRTKKYRCRGGMNKCIVNTNDRYQCRLCRFNKCVTLGMTSENVQWNRDPFPEGRKKRDGRGSEDEVDLKPVKRPTFTSSMLTPTITKPKRIVDVTLLAGKIQKILNDKKIPEHPRLKKLNNLERLELSLREWRSKQKINEEMEEISKLTIEEMFVFCEQQMVIVATWLAHCPYFQKLESTLKYQMFKVVWNVWRRFERVEMSVKMYERETPGEVMKFAISDKYYVTPKLKIDISKVTNWPVPFMGGIFRRSIQNMFEQTGVPLAYLEPSSMEMAYMLSQLSWQLAAQALQGKVMELAEAQQEELANNLHDHYLQIKRRSNYAGRLVKLMSVVNTVKKLHMERKIAIELANIFDFFSVELSDPEIFDG, encoded by the exons ATGTCTTCTCCGCCGTCAACGTCGTCTCCCTCGTCGCCAAATTCTGGAACTAATTCCAGCGAGACCACTTGCAAAGTATGTGAGCTATCCGCACATGGTGTACACTTCGGAGTCACAAGTTGCAGGGCGTGTGCGGCTTTTTTCAG GCGAACAATTGTAATGTCGCGCACCAAGAAATACAGGTGTCGCGGAGGCATGAACAAGTGTATAGTCAACACCAACGACAG ATATCAATGCAGACTGTGCAGGTTTAACAAATGCGTGACGCTGGGAATGACATCGGAAA ATGTACAATGGAATCGAGATCCGTTTCCAGAAGGCAGAAAGAAAAGGGATGGAAGAGGAAGTGAAGACGAGGTCGATTTGAAACCAGTCAAG AGACCTACCTTCACTTCATCAATGCTCACTCCTACAATCACAAAACCAAAGCGAATTGTCGACGTCACACTTTTAGCGGGTAAAATACAAAAGATACTCAATGAT aaaaagataCCGGAACATCCGCGATTAAAAAAGCTAAACAATCTGGAAAGACTGGAACTTTCTCTTCGTGAATGGAGGTcgaagcaaaaaattaatgaggAAATGGAG gaaatttcgaAGCTCACAATTGAGGAAATGTTCGTGTTCTGCGAGCAACAAATGGTGATAGTTGCCACATGGCTGGCACATTGTCCatactttcaaaaactagaatcAACGTTGAAGTATCAAATGTTCAAAGTTGTCTGGAATGTATGGAGAAGGTTTGAGCGTGTGGAGATGTCAGTGAAAATGTATGAAAGGGAGACTCCTGGGGAGGTTATG aaattcgcAATTTCTGACAAGTACTATGTTACTccgaagctgaaaattgacataTCAAAAGTCACGAATTGGCCCGTACCATTTATGGGTGGAATATTCCGACGGTCAattcaaaatatgtttgagCAAACTGGAGTTCCACTTGCCTATCTGGAACCATCATCGATGGAAATGGCATATATGTTGAGCCAACTAAGCTGGCAGTTAGCAG CACAAGCTCTCCAAGGAAAAGTAATGGAACTAGCTGAAGCTCAACAAGAAGAGTTAGCAAATAATCTCCACGATCACTACCTCCAAATTAAACGGCGATCGAACTACGCGGGTCGTCTTGTTAAACTGATGAGCGTTGTTAATACGGTCAAAAAACTTCATATGGAACGGAAAATTGCAATTGAGCtggcaaatatttttgatttcttcagTGTGGAGCTCTCAGATCCGGAGATTTTCGATGGGTGA
- the cdc-25.2 gene encoding M-phase inducer phosphatase cdc-25.2 (Confirmed by transcript evidence) → MNRPSQISQDVAQPLSNQHETAMMSSDEDSMSRDSGICELMDENTPVCFSSMSTESTTVQVEECMEIDEDENLQPGPVSRRQKKVTFRREKSSCQVRLFDESPTSHKMFMRPQAPLSVRSENQQLLQQRKRKFEKSEQSSDHFHLEPMSVEAMDDDEIVMMDQNTTKWEPGFRAPNHKKGRLTRSATAFPSLETFEEEEHEEQHHLNVKYHLKTVAKESSKGFRRITAETLRDIFFRLSEKEFDDKYILIDCRYPYEYNRGHIKNAINHFDRVTVSKIFYDENGRKRCNKIPIFYCEFSQARGPKMAYALRQVDRELNVNHYPKCDYEEMYVLDLGYRNFFFAANEANITNLCQPHAYCEMHDKEHTMELKKYNFHNKGQSVLRTVSMSRSFKSLPTGSAFNFVASSASFTSAPSTSTENIDTNDDCQKSRTPAVPRIASRRNLFSDPSHSPTNFAQFPLTCSRETPSPHKHPLTCPRFS, encoded by the exons AAACCGCGATGATGTCCTCCGACGAAGATTCCATGTCACGCGACTCGGGGATCTGCGAGTTGATGGACGAGAACACGCCGGTTTGCTTCTCCTCAATGTCTACAGAGTCGACG ACCGTCCAAGTCGAAGAGTGCATGGAAATCGATGAGGATGAAAATTTACAGCCAGGACCTGTGTCTCGCCGCCAGAAAAAAGTCACGTTCAG acgagaGAAGAGCTCCTGCCAGGTGCGTCTGTTCGACGAGTCGCCCACCTCGCACAAGATGTTCATGCGCCCGCAAGCCCCGCTGTCGGTTCGATCCGAAAACCAACAACTCCTACAGCAGCGGAAACGGAAGTTCGAGAAGAGCGAACAATCGTCAGATCATTTCCATTTAGAGCCGATGAGCGTCGAGGCGATGGACGACGACGAAATCGTGATGATGGACCAGAACACCACCAAGTGGGAGCCAGGCTTTCGAGCGCCGAACCATAAGAAGGGACGTCTCACCCGTTCAGCAACCGCCTTCCCGTCACTAGAGACATTTGAGGAGGAAGAGCACGAAGAGCAACATCATCTGAACGTGAAATACCACCTCAAAACTGTTGCAAAGGAATCCTCGAAAGGCTTCAGAAGAATCACCGCCGAAACATTGAGAGACATCTTTTTCCGACTCTCTGAAAAAGAATTTGATGACAAGTATATTCTCATTGATTGCCGCTACCCATATGAATATAATCGTGGTCACATCAAG aacgccATCAACCACTTCGATCGGGTCACAGTGAGCAAGATCTTCTATGATGAGAATGGCCGAAAGCGGTGCAACAAGATTCCGATCTTCTATTGCGAATTCTCACAGGCTCGTGGTCCAAAAATGGCGTATGCTCTTCGGCAAGTAGATCGAGAGCTTAATGTGAACCACTACCCAAAATGTGATTATGAAGAGATGTATGTGCTCGATCTTGgatatcgaaattttttcttcgcTGCGAACGAAGCCAATATCACG AATCTCTGCCAACCCCACGCATACTGTGAAATGCACGACAAGGAGCACACGATGGAGCTCAAGAAGTACAACTTCCACAACAAGGGTCAATCGGTACTGCGGACTGTGAGCATGAGCCGCTCCTTCAAGTCCTTGCCGACGGGTTCCGCGTTCAACTTCGTCGCCTCATCTGCTTCGTTCACCTCGGCACCGTCCACGTCGACAGAGAACATTGATACCAACGATGATTGCCAGAAAAGCCGGACGCCTGCCGTTCCGCGGATCGCTTCGAGGCGTAACTTGTTCAGTGATCCTTCACACTCTCCAACGAACTTTGCACAATTTCCTCTGACTTGTTCACGAGAAACGCCCTCTCCCCACAAACATCCCTTGACATGTCCtcgtttttcataa